The Sphaerochaeta sp. sequence CACCCCGATCGCCGTGTCCATGCCGCCTCCTTCATCGGGAAAAGTATACCGCAGAATTGGAGGATAGGAAGGGAAAAATCAGTGGATCGCCTCTTTCCAGGCTTTCACCTGCTCCACGCACCAAGAGGTTTGGTCCCGAACCTGATACACCCAGAACCGGAGGACATCCCATCCCAAGTCCCGCAACCGACGGTTGCGGATCTGGTCGCTCAGGCAGTACCGGCCACCCCAGACACGGTGGCACATCAGACCATCCACTTCAATGTCCAGCTTGCGGTCTCCTACCAGAATGGCAAAATCAAGCCGGTATTGCTCCACCGGATACTGCACTGCAGGGAGGATCCTCCCATCGTACAGCGCTTGATACAACACTTTTCCCCAAGGAGAAACCTGATCGGGATTGTTCACCTGGGAATATTTACGGGATGCGGGATATGAGTGTTCAAAAGGTTGTTCTCGTTCAAGGGACTGCGCATAGGTGACATAATGTTCCAGATAAGGGACGCCACAGTTCCCACAAAAAAGCGAGATCGCCAATGACAAGCAATACCGCCCGCGCCCGGGTCACGGCGACATTGAACAGATTCCCCGTCTTCTGTAAAAACGTCAGGGCGCTTTCCGTGACGCCGGGAGCGACTACCGGAGAGAACAGGATCATATCACGTTCATCCCCTTGGAACGC is a genomic window containing:
- a CDS encoding endonuclease domain-containing protein, whose protein sequence is MYQALYDGRILPAVQYPVEQYRLDFAILVGDRKLDIEVDGLMCHRVWGGRYCLSDQIRNRRLRDLGWDVLRFWVYQVRDQTSWCVEQVKAWKEAIH